Sequence from the Equus przewalskii isolate Varuska chromosome 11, EquPr2, whole genome shotgun sequence genome:
TTCCCTGCGCGAGACACCCATCGCCATTCCGGAGCGggaccctgcccctcccccttcctggaGCGTGACCCCCTCCTCCTCGCCCCGAGGCCTCTGGCGACTGGGTCCGTTGGGGCAGAACCATGGAGGACAAGCCTTTGAAAGTAAGAACTCTTCGCGGGCCCCCTCACCCTGTCAGCCCGCAGACTCACCCTAGGTCCAACCTGGGCCCCTGGCTATCCTCCCGCTCAGCCTTGGCTCCGGGCAGCCCCCAACAATCCCCACGCCCCACGGAGTCCTGGCCCTGGCAGGGCTCAGGATCCCCgcccccagcctgctcctcctcccctcccaactCCCCGCGACCCTCGGCTTCCCTTGTTGTATGTGGCCCACAGGCCTTGGACAAGTCTTCGGGCCACCGTGCCTCAGGCAAGTCGAGCCAGCAGGACATCCGGAATCTATGGACCACGGCCACGCTGTCGCAGCCGAAGCTGAACGTGGCGCTGTCCGATGTCTGCGAGGACTCGGAGGGCAGCAGCGTGAGCAGCAGGACCCGCCGGTGGCGCAAGCAGACGGCCGGCCACGACTGGGACGCCAGCTGGGAAGCGTTGGAGGACAGAAAGGACAAGGACAGCTTCAAGCAAGAGGAGCTGGATGAGCACTCCTTGCTGGAGCTGGAGATGCGCCTCGACAGCTCCGTGGGAAGCCATGTAGAGGACGACGACGAGTCCAGGACCGGTCAGTGTGGCCTCACTGGGCGGTGGGCGCCCTCAGCCCAGGGGCCTGGCCAGGGCCTCAATTTGTGTTGCTGTAAAATGAGGGGCAGCTGTAGGATCCGATTTTCCAGGATTCCCTGGGAGGGGTTCATCACCAGCGCTCATCTCGCAAACTTTAAGTCAACCGGACATTCTTGGAGCGCCCCCTACCGGGCAGGCGTCATACAATGGTCTGTGGTCTGGAGAGACGCGCCAAAAAACTGGCAAAGGCTGCGCGCTAGGACCCGGGCTTTTAATGGAATCACCGGGAGAGTTGAGAGGAGGGAGTTAATTCCTTGTCTATGGATTTGAGCTGGTTGAGGAGGTGCTTgtccttcattcatttaaccattGGTTACAATTTATAAGTACTTCGTGCTGGGCACTGTTTTGAActcgccgccccccccccccccgccccgccccgccccgccctcccccgTCCTTCGTCACGGAACTGGAGCCGATAACAATATAataactgccatttattgagtccttgctgtgtaccaggcatggGCTTCCCTTGCACGATCACCTTTGAACTTCACAACCTCCA
This genomic interval carries:
- the CATSPERZ gene encoding cation channel sperm-associated auxiliary subunit zeta, encoding MEDKPLKALDKSSGHRASGKSSQQDIRNLWTTATLSQPKLNVALSDVCEDSEGSSVSSRTRRWRKQTAGHDWDASWEALEDRKDKDSFKQEELDEHSLLELEMRLDSSVGSHVEDDDESRTEKPSSVSSFNIAKHTHHRAYWMEQHNRLPLPLIELMENEALEILTKAFRSYRSGIGRDHFLTKQLQRQIEGLKRRQNKRLHVSAH